The Eriocheir sinensis breed Jianghai 21 chromosome 28, ASM2467909v1, whole genome shotgun sequence region agtgacgttaatttatttctatatattctataaggctccttaaacgttaaaggccatttatgagctagttttcaagtcgatgtttttctctaatactattcttaagagctagagtaatgtgtggactacgttcctttttaaaactaaatttaatttttctttccggaaaacacttatcaaaacatgttttaaatttactgtaaaataagttgttggcctcattagcacatatacaatttaatgtgtcactccaattagtttgtgagagactattactaaatttttcaagggagtcctgattaaatattcttttagttacgtaagtgggagaaggatgacgatatttatcacatttaaatacagagattgctgggtagtggtcactgatatctgtctttaatatataattggcagtattactttcaatctgagatgaccaaacatgatcaattaacgtggatgaagttgaagttactcgagtaggcaaggtagttagaggaaataaagaatagctgtacattatattaattaaatcctgcacattgtcattattacattgtaacaaatctatgtttaagtctccaaacacacaaacctccttgtaatttttatctttaattagggataagatttcattaagtgaattgtgaaaattatttatactgctttgaggtggtctgtaaatacaaagaaataaataggtattagcattacatattgcttcgattcccaaacattccataaaaggttccaatttagaaaattcattgatcacagaagatttgtacttactagagatataaatggccactcccccaccaaacctgtttctgttattagtgaacatttcatattccggtagtctgtacagtggagaaatatctacatctaagcgggtttctgttaatcctatgacatcaaatttagtttggcacgaaaggacagtgtctacaaagtattggaaattcgatgagatggatctaatattcagtgttaataaatataattcactattattagtagaaaaaggaaagctatccagataaatatattcagatttagaaaaatttaaatttcttgctcttaaataaaactgagttacatcaagatcgttattataatttctatcttctacactaagtggatggaaagcatgtaggtcttgattttgtgtattattgacattaaaacaatgtatgtgtgtgtgtgtgtgtgtagtaagtcGTCTTGTTCCTAAGATTCATTATTCACTGCAACGTCCAccgcaaggcacacacacacacacacacacacacacacacacactatcaatcaAAACTCGGTCATAAGTTAACACATGGCTGAGTAATTCCCGTCTTAAATTAATCATTGCATGTCTGTGGCCTCAGTCTTGGGTTGGCTGCGgtattagtagcagcagcagtagtagaagcagaagcagcagtgttGAAGCATTTAGTCTTAGCAAAGGCGCCTTTTACGAGTGTGATATTTCCTGTCTGATTAGTTGCGGATCATTTTCCTTCTGCACCTCCGTAATCTGCATGTAGCTtgtttctttgcttctctctttgttttgatCACTTGTCTGCGCCAGCTGGGTGGAGGAGGCGCGGCGCGGTGATGGCATGGGCGCGGCGAAGTTCAAGAGGAGCAGCCGAGGCGCTGAGTGTGGTGGTGGCCGCCGCCGCCCTCGTCCTCCCCCCAACAGCAGCGGCACAAGGTTGGCAATCGGTGCTCACTGTATTGGCTGTGTATTTAGACATATTACATTCTTCCCCAGGCCATATCCGGATTTCCAATAAGAATAGCCGATTTCCAGATGAActactaattaactaactagctGACTACCTGTGCGTCCCTAGGAGCGAGGAGTATCACGCTGCAGGCTGAAGGGATCCCCGACAACGTGTCGGCGGCGTTCTGGGTCGGGGCGGAGCTGCCCGACATGACGGAGATCTCGGTGTGTATGTACATCAAGTTCCTCCGCGGCCGAGACAACTACGACACCGTCGTCAGCTACGCCACCCACAACAACACCAACGAGCTgttcattggtgtgtgtgtgtgtgtgtgtgtgtgtgtgtgtgtgtgtgtgtgtatatgtgtgtgttttctttcagtTGTGTCACAGTTATAAAAAAAGTACTAATATATCAGTTCATTTCTAGAATAAGAAACATAAAATTTAGGTAAAAGTGTGTTATGCCTAGAGAGCTGTGAAGTAAATTCCTTGAAACATGAAAGTGTGCGTAAGTCTTGGGCTTTGTCTTGCAGGGTTTGCCTACCCCACCCGCCTGTTTGAAGCGTGGTGGGGTTTTACCTTGTTAGCTAGTGCTGAGGTCAACAGTGAAATACTGCGGTGGTGGAGGTTCTGCTATGTACATTCCTACACCAAGAAGAATTACACGATGTATTGGAACGACGACGTCATCCGAGGCGCCGCGGCGCGGGGCCCCGCGGCGCTGAGCGGCGGCGGGATCTTCGTGGTTGGCCAGGACCAGGACATTCTGGGCGGCGGGTTTGCCTTCTCGCAAAGCCTCAACGCCGTGGTCGGAGACTTTCGCTTCTACTCACGTGCGTTGACGGAGCAAGAAGCCCTCAACTACACCATGTGTCACCCGTCCAGCCTGGACCCACAGCCAATCTTGGATTTCAAGGAGTTGGATCGAAACTGGAGGCTGGACGGCTCCGTGGAGGTCGGGGTCGTGGACATGTCGGAGGTGTGTCGAGAAGAATCGGTCTTCTTCCTCACGTTCCCGGAAAAGAGGACCATCTATAAGTCTGCCTCCTTTTGTGAGGTCATCGGGGGAAGCCTAGCCGCGCCTGCTACACCCAGGGAAAACCAGCTCATCCTCTCCGCCGTGAGGCCCTACAGGCAGCAGTGCCTTGATGCCAGCGGCGTGGTGGTGCAGCTGGGGTACAAGGCGGACCTAGACAAGCGTGTCGTCACCTACTTCAACAACGAGTCCATTCCTCGGTTCATAAACATGTCTGCTGGCTCCTTCAACCATGGCTACCGCTGCCTGGGCTTTCACATGACGACGGGGCTGGAGGGCGCCTGGCTACAGATACGCTGCAAGGACCAAATCTGTACCCTGTGTGCCTTCCGTGCCATCAGTCACCTCAAGGTAACACTTACcactctggtgtgtgtgtgtgtgtgtgtgtgtgtgtgtgttataacctTTTATTCCTATTGTGTGATTCGTTTTCATTTTATGCCTCATTTTTTACATCCTCTTTACcattaacttctcctcctcctcctcctcctcctccttcatctattctatcttgTCCTACCACACGAAGCATGCTAGTAGTAGGGGTAGCAGACatacaccctcgccatagacctccaggtcttctggtgtctgttcttcctatgtattccttcaccttctcctcctccttcttctcttcttccttctcttcctcctcctcatcactgcCATCGTATACTCATCAACCTCAGTAGTGATAGCTcagactctccctcttcctccaccccgaGCTGCGAGGCCTGTGCGCGGTGTCCCTCTTCGACACGACCTACCTGGTGGTGCCGGGCGCGGCGGGCGACAAGGCTCTCCTGAAGGGCCACGACTACTCCCTCATGCGGTGGGCCGGCGACACGTGGCTCCTCGTCTACCTACCTGACGGAGGGGCCGCGCGTGCCACCATGGTTCGGACCttccccggtgtgtgtgtgtgtgtgtgtgtgtgtataactctTGCTGTAAAAATTGTCCTGACTAGTTACCCAATACTACATAAATGGGGTCATTACGACTCATTACATATACATTGCTGTACATCCACCAAGCAAAAGCAGTAATAGTCGAACAGGCAGACGTGTGGCTAAACAAACACTTATCTTTACATTAATCGTtgatcttcccctctccctccccagacCAGTACCCGGTGGGGCGGCGCGagtggaaggtggagggggaCCGCTGCCCACCTCCCAGGGGCACCGCCTATACTCCCCTTGTCCTCACGTCCTGCCAGGTGAGTTGACGAGCCGTTGTGGGGGAAGTATTCAAACACACATGCAAGGCCTTTATTAGTTTGTATGTAAAGCCAGAAAATTCATGTCAGTGATCGCCTATGCTGTATTAGTTTAGAATTATGTATGTTAACCTAGCATccattccttccccatttttttttcaacaaaggagacagctcaagggcacaaaaaaaggaaaacataataaaaaatagcTCCGGAACATCTACATAACCATACGAAGTTCAGTTGTATCTGAGCGCGGTCTCACTCCAGCAAGTCTACTTCATCTGCATTGCCTCTCAGACCAACCAGTTCAGCTATATCTGGATTGCCCCCTTGTCCGGCTATTTCTATTACATCAAATGCGTTTCTCAGATCTGCCAGTTCATATTCATCTCTGGTGCTCCTCAGCCCTCCCAGTTCCATTATACCGTTAGTGCTGTCTTGGCTCGACCCGTTCAATTCTATTCGGAGTGTTCCTCAGGCCGGCCAGTTCACGTGCGACGATGGTTCCTGCGTCAACATCTCTCAGCGCTGTGACCTCCTCACCGACTGCCCTGACCTTAGCGACGAGGTGGACTGCCACATCGTGCAGGTACGCTATTTGATGCCACTGCATACAACTACTTATCGCGTGGCGGAACAGCTGAGACGGAGACCTGACCTGGGCGGTACTCGATGTAGCTGTATCTCGCGTAACCCAACACGTGGCAATGAGCACGTGACTGAGACATGATAAAGATAATTAATGTTCCACAATCAAGCCGCTCTTACCTTTGTATTTTTACAGGAATTAGTCAGCCTCGTACatacttgattgattgattgtacaTACTACGCgcattttatcatattttatatAACAATTCTTTAAAACAATGCTTATATTCCTTATCTTGATAAACACCTGTTTTTTCCTACGCTTCTgtgctctctctcctccacccactcgTACTACTTAGATCACTTGTCCTAAAAGACCTGAGAGGCCGTATTCTTTAACATTTcaacgcccaagcacacatattttacaaggctttcataaaggttgtgggcatttccaggagtacttttaagaccctggtggaagtttgacccttcttctgtgccacgaACCTATAAAAAAACACTCgttaaaacccgattaatctccttttcggcctttggagataGCTGACGTGATGAAAGGCGAAAGCATCTGCGAATACCGACCTTGCCCCGGGTTACCATGCACACTGAGGCCGTGAGGGGGTCTCGgggtcaaacttccaccagggtcttaaaagtactcctggaaatgcccacaacctttatgaaagccttgtaaaatatgtgtgcttgggcgttgaaatgtttaagaatacggcctcTCCAGGTCTTTTAGGACAAAATTATCTAAGTAGGACGAGTAGGTGCATGGAGAAGGGTGCTTATGGTGTGCTGCTAAGTGGCTTCAGTCATAACTCAGCCTATTACTTTGAGCTGCAGTCCTCGGCTCAGCTCCTTTCGCATGGTCCAGCGCTTCTTACTTTGCTTTTCTTTGCTCTCCACTCGCtcgccatttctttcttttcttctgtagactaacacaacattccttccCTTGTATTACTTTGCTGCTTTAAATAAATGACGTAGCAAGGCCTTTCATCCGCGTGTGAA contains the following coding sequences:
- the LOC127004704 gene encoding uncharacterized protein LOC127004704, translating into MKVCVSLGLCLAGFAYPTRLFEAWWGFTLLASAEVNSEILRWWRFCYVHSYTKKNYTMYWNDDVIRGAAARGPAALSGGGIFVVGQDQDILGGGFAFSQSLNAVVGDFRFYSRALTEQEALNYTMCHPSSLDPQPILDFKELDRNWRLDGSVEVGVVDMSEVCREESVFFLTFPEKRTIYKSASFCEVIGGSLAAPATPRENQLILSAVRPYRQQCLDASGVVVQLGYKADLDKRVVTYFNNESIPRFINMSAGSFNHGYRCLGFHMTTGLEGAWLQIRCKDQICTLCAFRAISHLKVTLTTLVCLRGLCAVSLFDTTYLVVPGAAGDKALLKGHDYSLMRWAGDTWLLVYLPDGGAARATMVRTFPDQYPVGRREWKVEGDRCPPPRGTAYTPLVLTSCQAGQFTCDDGSCVNISQRCDLLTDCPDLSDEVDCHIVQDSESYMSELPPPLRDGSPVPVSLVANITSMGDFSLLDLRISFDLILIFTWRDSRLTFAHLKVEMGLFNTHTHTHTHTIQTTWLALEKYSSKYGSSWFNSTLPQENPDLNRVRKTARVWRPEVFLEDGSGSRVELGVHDTRVIVRRMSQPLSNQMTQLKEDEHFEGAMNDLMERRTLTVRSACQFDLSMYPFDVQACQVVVRSMLGTRSLRLHSEGVHFLGNRRLLEYYVTEVQAEGGQREGLSHVVLHFTFYNLYKYYICGTYVPTTLLLAITHLTFFFALDDFTNRVMVSLTALMVMSTLFLQTNQAMPRTAYLKLVDIWFVFCIVMNFLVVLLLVVIEFLKEAARAKKVAPVRMVIGKGKTASFCAAYQMPPNLPLLLNDVGRIGIPVVYFTFVLVYFGYTITNRQVM